Proteins found in one Deltaproteobacteria bacterium genomic segment:
- a CDS encoding transposase: protein MRHSRRSIRLHGYDYSRAGVYFVTICAWNRECLFGDAVDGKMILNDFGQKVAESWEWLATRHGYVKLDEYTIMPNHLHGIIVITDVVEGGSRTAPTEKHKPIGRLVGAFKTMSSKGINHLRNTPGLKIWQRNYYEHIIRNDDELNRIREYIANNPAQWETDRENPNVVA, encoded by the coding sequence ATGCGACATAGCCGCCGATCCATCCGATTGCACGGATACGATTATTCGCGGGCCGGGGTGTATTTTGTGACCATTTGCGCCTGGAACCGGGAATGTCTGTTCGGGGACGCCGTGGACGGGAAAATGATCTTGAACGATTTCGGACAAAAGGTTGCAGAATCGTGGGAATGGCTGGCGACGCGACACGGTTATGTGAAATTGGATGAATATACGATCATGCCCAATCATTTGCATGGGATTATCGTTATTACCGACGTTGTTGAGGGCGGTTCGCGAACCGCCCCTACGGAAAAACACAAACCCATCGGTCGGTTGGTCGGCGCCTTCAAAACGATGTCCTCAAAGGGCATCAACCATCTGCGCAACACCCCCGGCCTCAAGATATGGCAGCGCAATTATTATGAACACATCATCCGCAACGACGACGAATTAAACCGCATCCGGGAATATATCGCCAATAACCCTGCCCAATGGGAAACGGATAGGGAAAATCCGAATGTTGTCGCGTGA
- a CDS encoding YihA family ribosome biogenesis GTP-binding protein: MQVRKAEFLKSAASGRHYPEHDLPEIAFAGRSNVGKSSLINVLVNRKKLVRTSSTPGRTQLLNFFVVNDRLCLVDLPGYGFAKVAKSVQQGWQKMVGDYLAKRPNLKGVVFILDARRDPRPDDLDLIRNLQGSDFKTILVATKIDKIRKTKQLPRLLELERSLGETAPKPVAFSAITGEGKEAIWASILDGLALPL, translated from the coding sequence ATGCAAGTCCGGAAAGCGGAATTTTTGAAAAGCGCGGCCTCCGGCCGGCATTACCCGGAGCATGACCTCCCCGAGATCGCCTTTGCCGGTCGATCCAATGTGGGTAAGTCCTCTCTGATCAATGTGCTGGTCAACCGGAAAAAGTTGGTTCGCACCAGCTCCACTCCCGGGCGCACCCAGCTTTTGAACTTCTTTGTGGTAAACGATCGGCTGTGTCTGGTGGACTTACCCGGCTACGGTTTCGCCAAAGTGGCGAAGTCGGTCCAACAGGGCTGGCAAAAGATGGTGGGAGATTACCTGGCCAAGAGGCCGAACTTGAAAGGCGTGGTCTTCATCCTGGACGCGCGCCGGGATCCGAGGCCCGACGACCTGGACTTGATCCGCAACTTGCAGGGATCCGACTTCAAGACCATACTGGTGGCCACCAAAATCGACAAGATACGCAAGACCAAGCAGCTACCCCGTTTACTAGAACTGGAGCGCTCCCTGGGTGAAACCGCGCCAAAACCCGTCGCCTTCTCCGCCATCACCGGGGAAGGCAAGGAAGCGATATGGGCGTCCATCCTCGATGGTCTCGCTTTGCCGCTCTGA
- a CDS encoding HigA family addiction module antidote protein: protein MSIKDLLDPITPGEILREDFMEPLGISINRLSRDLAVPLNRISEIVNGKRSITADTALRLERYFGVEAQFWLNLQSEFDLRLIKRKIGNDIEQRIIPVNRARKPASQLEPNSGA from the coding sequence GTGAGTATCAAAGACTTGCTGGATCCCATTACGCCGGGTGAGATCCTACGAGAGGATTTCATGGAACCCTTGGGCATCAGCATAAACCGGTTGTCGCGGGATCTTGCCGTACCACTGAATAGAATCAGTGAGATTGTCAACGGCAAACGGAGCATAACCGCCGATACGGCGCTAAGGCTGGAGCGGTATTTTGGAGTTGAGGCCCAGTTTTGGTTGAATCTGCAATCTGAGTTCGATTTGAGGTTGATCAAACGCAAGATTGGGAATGACATTGAACAGCGAATTATCCCAGTAAATAGAGCAAGAAAACCAGCGTCTCAACTAGAACCAAATTCCGGCGCATAA
- the mnmA gene encoding tRNA 2-thiouridine(34) synthase MnmA: protein MRNTGTRVAVGLSGGVDSSVAAALLPREGYDVLGLTMEIFDGAGAPGGGERHSCYGAGEKEDVESASTICEQLRIPFHTIDLRKEYREHVIDYFKKEYLAGRTPNPCVVCNRELKFGFLLRKAEESGVDFDYFATGHYARLVHKGGRFLLKKSADPLKDQTYFLYTLTNEQLSRTLFPVGAYTKQDVKEIARSLNFQSVHRPESQDFIAGDGYSSLFGQHEVKIGDIVDEKGNILGRHRGIIYYTVGQRRGLGVPFHQPLYVLKIDAERNRIVVGLKEALFAEGLIATDIRLFAVDELDRPYKVKAKIRLNHKETAATVAPYELGKVLIRFDEPQASVTPGQSVVLYSDDLVFGGGIIERALQAL, encoded by the coding sequence ATGAGGAACACCGGGACAAGGGTGGCCGTGGGGCTCAGCGGAGGGGTCGACTCTTCGGTTGCAGCAGCGCTGCTGCCACGGGAGGGATATGATGTCCTAGGTCTTACCATGGAAATATTCGACGGCGCCGGTGCGCCCGGCGGCGGGGAAAGACATTCCTGCTACGGAGCCGGGGAAAAGGAGGATGTCGAGTCCGCGTCAACCATCTGTGAACAGCTCCGAATTCCCTTCCATACGATCGATCTGCGAAAGGAATATAGAGAGCATGTGATCGACTACTTCAAGAAAGAGTATCTGGCGGGCAGAACGCCGAATCCGTGCGTCGTGTGCAACCGGGAGTTGAAGTTCGGATTTTTGCTTAGAAAAGCGGAAGAGAGCGGAGTGGACTTCGACTATTTCGCGACCGGCCACTACGCAAGGCTGGTACACAAAGGCGGGCGTTTTCTTCTGAAGAAGTCGGCAGACCCATTGAAGGATCAGACTTATTTTCTCTATACGCTCACCAACGAGCAGCTTTCCCGTACGCTCTTCCCCGTCGGTGCGTATACCAAGCAGGATGTCAAAGAGATCGCCCGGTCCTTGAATTTCCAATCCGTTCACCGTCCCGAAAGCCAAGATTTCATTGCCGGCGATGGGTATTCCTCACTGTTCGGTCAACACGAAGTCAAAATCGGAGATATCGTGGATGAAAAAGGGAACATCCTGGGCCGGCACCGGGGTATCATCTACTATACGGTCGGGCAACGTCGAGGCCTCGGAGTTCCTTTTCACCAACCCCTGTACGTGCTCAAGATCGATGCTGAAAGGAACCGGATCGTTGTGGGGTTGAAAGAGGCTCTGTTTGCGGAAGGCCTTATTGCCACGGACATCCGTCTTTTCGCGGTTGACGAACTGGATCGCCCCTACAAGGTCAAGGCCAAAATCCGGCTGAACCACAAGGAAACGGCTGCCACCGTCGCTCCGTACGAACTAGGTAAGGTCCTGATCCGGTTTGACGAGCCGCAGGCGTCGGTCACTCCGGGCCAATCCGTGGTGCTCTATTCAGACGATCTCGTCTTCGGGGGCGGGATCATTGAACGGGCCCTTCAGGCGTTATGA
- the rlmN gene encoding 23S rRNA (adenine(2503)-C(2))-methyltransferase RlmN — protein sequence MMPDLKNMTFPELETWAAANGEPRYRAHQLMKWMYCKEQDDPDAMTDIPKAFREKLKQEARISRLEPFEIQKSKDGTRKFLFRLDDGEFIETVLIQERDHMTLCVSTQVGCAMGCAFCLTGGAGFKRDLGSAEIVNQILAVKRRLDPGENLTNLVFMGMGEPLLNYENTVRALDVVMDNRGLAFSQRHVTVSTSGIAHRILPLGNRVNVGLAVSLNAADDETRSALMPINRKYPLSTLLDACRRYPLKRGRRITYEYILIEGVNDSTRDAENLVRLLHPGQSKINLIPLNEHAGCSFRSPEPGTVEGFQAILIRNHFTAIVRKSKGQDIMAACGQLAGKHAKDS from the coding sequence ATGATGCCCGATTTAAAGAATATGACGTTTCCGGAGCTGGAAACCTGGGCCGCCGCCAACGGCGAACCCCGCTATCGTGCGCACCAGCTCATGAAATGGATGTACTGCAAGGAACAGGACGATCCGGATGCCATGACGGACATTCCGAAAGCCTTCCGGGAAAAGTTGAAGCAGGAAGCACGCATCAGCCGCTTGGAACCTTTCGAGATCCAGAAGTCCAAGGATGGTACGAGAAAATTCCTATTCCGGTTGGATGACGGGGAGTTCATTGAAACCGTGCTGATCCAGGAGCGCGACCATATGACGTTGTGTGTTTCCACGCAAGTCGGCTGCGCCATGGGTTGCGCCTTCTGCCTGACCGGCGGGGCCGGCTTCAAGCGGGATTTGGGTTCCGCCGAAATCGTCAATCAAATACTGGCGGTGAAACGCCGGCTGGATCCTGGAGAGAATCTGACCAATCTGGTCTTCATGGGCATGGGAGAACCTCTGCTCAACTACGAGAATACCGTTCGGGCGCTGGATGTGGTTATGGACAACAGAGGGTTGGCCTTCAGTCAGAGACACGTGACCGTGTCCACTTCCGGAATTGCGCATCGTATTTTACCACTGGGGAATCGTGTGAACGTGGGGCTGGCCGTGTCTTTGAACGCAGCCGACGATGAAACCCGCTCCGCTCTGATGCCGATCAACCGGAAGTACCCGCTGAGTACACTCCTGGACGCCTGCCGCCGATATCCTTTGAAACGAGGTCGCCGCATCACGTATGAATATATACTCATCGAAGGCGTGAACGACTCGACGCGCGACGCCGAGAACCTCGTTCGTTTGCTCCATCCCGGTCAATCGAAGATCAACCTGATACCGCTGAACGAGCATGCCGGCTGCTCGTTTCGATCGCCGGAGCCGGGGACGGTGGAAGGGTTTCAGGCGATTCTGATTCGCAACCATTTTACCGCCATCGTGAGAAAGAGCAAAGGTCAGGATATCATGGCCGCTTGCGGACAACTGGCGGGCAAGCACGCTAAAGACAGTTGA
- a CDS encoding pyridoxal phosphate-dependent aminotransferase yields MISKRAQDIPPFIVMDVLERAHAMERAGVDVIHLEVGEPDFDTPACIKEAACRAIDRNQTHYTHSLGLVELREAIAEHYREQYGVSFPADRVLVTSGTSPAMLLMFSALLEEGDEVIISNPYYACYPNFIRYLNANPVFVDVNEEDGFQYRSSAIRERITSRTKAIVVNSPSNPTGNLLSEERLKKVAGLGFYVISDEIYHGLVYEGKEHSILEFTDHAFVLNGFSKLYAMTGWRLGYIIAPEAFIRPMQKIQQNFFISANAFVQWAGISALREAGEDVRRMKEIYNQRRKFMIQRLRELGFGIAVEPTGAFYVLANARHIDNNSYRLAFDILEKAHVGVTPGIDFGSNAEGYIRFSYANSLENIRKAMDRIETYLERR; encoded by the coding sequence ATGATCTCGAAACGCGCACAGGATATACCACCATTCATCGTTATGGACGTGCTCGAGCGCGCCCATGCCATGGAACGCGCGGGCGTAGACGTGATACATCTCGAGGTCGGAGAGCCTGATTTCGACACGCCCGCTTGCATCAAGGAAGCCGCATGCCGAGCCATCGATCGAAACCAGACGCACTATACCCATTCCCTGGGCCTGGTGGAACTCCGGGAAGCCATTGCCGAGCACTATCGGGAGCAATACGGCGTATCGTTCCCGGCGGATAGGGTCCTCGTCACCTCCGGGACTTCGCCGGCCATGCTGCTGATGTTTTCAGCGCTGCTGGAAGAAGGCGATGAGGTCATCATCTCCAATCCCTACTACGCCTGCTATCCGAACTTCATCCGATATCTCAACGCCAACCCGGTCTTTGTTGACGTCAATGAAGAGGACGGGTTCCAGTACCGGTCCTCCGCCATCAGGGAGCGGATAACCTCCAGGACCAAAGCCATTGTCGTGAACTCCCCCTCGAATCCCACGGGGAACCTGTTGTCCGAGGAGCGGCTCAAAAAAGTGGCGGGGCTCGGCTTTTACGTCATCTCCGACGAGATCTATCACGGGTTGGTCTACGAAGGTAAAGAGCACTCGATTCTAGAATTCACGGACCACGCTTTTGTTCTGAACGGCTTTTCCAAACTGTACGCCATGACCGGGTGGCGACTGGGATATATTATTGCTCCGGAAGCATTTATCAGACCCATGCAGAAAATCCAGCAGAACTTCTTTATTTCCGCCAATGCGTTCGTTCAATGGGCCGGAATTTCGGCCCTTCGTGAAGCCGGAGAAGACGTCCGCCGGATGAAGGAAATCTACAATCAGCGCCGGAAATTCATGATTCAACGTCTTCGCGAGCTTGGTTTCGGCATCGCCGTGGAGCCCACCGGGGCCTTCTATGTGCTTGCAAACGCCCGCCATATAGACAACAACTCCTATCGGCTGGCATTCGATATTTTGGAAAAGGCGCATGTAGGAGTTACCCCTGGTATCGATTTCGGTTCCAACGCCGAAGGTTATATACGCTTTTCCTATGCCAATTCCCTCGAGAACATTCGCAAGGCCATGGATCGGATCGAGACGTATCTTGAGCGTCGGTAA
- a CDS encoding sigma-70 family RNA polymerase sigma factor, translating to MTYSEETDTLLIKRFRNGDKRAFDDLLKRYEQSIYNFGLKMCRRPEDAEDLLQETFLNALRYLDRFRGEAAFKNWLFRIATSVCIKKRRKKKHEPELELSWEELLPDDHPQPEDRPMWLSTPIEQLLNQELRDILNGAIKQLPPKYKIVLVLRDIEQFSTKEVAGMLSIMPSTVKVRLHRARLFVRNRIKGYYEEMGHAA from the coding sequence ATGACCTATTCAGAAGAGACGGACACGCTGCTCATCAAACGCTTTCGAAACGGAGACAAGCGTGCGTTCGATGACCTGCTGAAACGCTACGAACAGAGCATCTACAATTTCGGCTTGAAAATGTGCCGTCGGCCCGAGGATGCGGAAGATTTGCTTCAGGAGACCTTCCTGAACGCCCTGCGATACTTGGACCGTTTCCGGGGTGAGGCGGCTTTCAAGAACTGGCTGTTTAGAATCGCCACATCGGTTTGCATCAAGAAGCGTCGCAAGAAGAAGCACGAACCCGAGCTGGAACTGTCATGGGAAGAATTGCTTCCCGACGATCACCCGCAACCGGAAGATCGTCCAATGTGGTTGTCCACTCCTATCGAGCAATTGCTGAATCAAGAGCTGAGGGACATCCTCAACGGGGCCATAAAACAACTACCTCCCAAGTATAAAATAGTGCTGGTCCTGCGGGATATCGAGCAGTTTTCCACCAAGGAAGTGGCCGGGATGTTGTCCATCATGCCGTCCACGGTAAAAGTGCGCCTCCATCGCGCCCGTTTGTTTGTCCGTAATCGCATCAAAGGATACTATGAGGAAATGGGTCATGCAGCCTGA
- a CDS encoding ATP phosphoribosyltransferase: MQEMNILRLGIPKGSLQDATVEIFRKCGWKINVNGRSYFPEINDETITCSICRAQEMSRYVENGTLDAGLTGKDWILENDSQVQVVSDLFYSKVSQRPARWVLAVPYDSDIRTIEDCRGKKIATELLNFTKRYFHSRNIDVKVEFSWGATEAKVVSGLADAIVEVTETGSTIKAHGLRIIHELMQSNTQLIANLESWKQDWKRDKIQQIARLMQGALLAEQMVGLKMNVHKDKLAGIVDILPSLNAPTVAHLHNSEWLSVETVVSKIVVRDLIPDLLRLGAEGIIEYPLNKVI, from the coding sequence ATACAAGAAATGAACATACTCAGGTTAGGGATTCCCAAAGGAAGCCTGCAAGACGCTACGGTTGAAATTTTTCGAAAATGCGGCTGGAAGATCAATGTAAACGGGCGGAGTTATTTCCCCGAAATCAACGACGAGACCATTACCTGCTCCATCTGCCGGGCACAGGAGATGAGTCGTTATGTGGAAAACGGCACCCTGGACGCGGGCCTGACCGGAAAAGACTGGATACTCGAAAACGATTCTCAAGTGCAGGTGGTGTCGGACCTGTTTTACTCGAAAGTGAGCCAGCGGCCGGCCCGCTGGGTTCTGGCCGTGCCCTATGATTCGGACATCCGCACCATCGAGGATTGCCGGGGGAAAAAGATCGCGACGGAGCTGCTGAATTTCACGAAAAGATATTTCCATAGCCGAAATATCGATGTAAAAGTGGAATTTTCCTGGGGCGCCACGGAGGCCAAGGTGGTTTCCGGACTGGCGGACGCCATCGTCGAGGTGACGGAAACGGGGAGCACCATCAAGGCGCATGGCCTGAGAATCATACACGAACTGATGCAATCCAACACGCAACTCATCGCCAACCTGGAAAGCTGGAAGCAGGATTGGAAACGGGATAAGATTCAACAGATCGCCCGGCTTATGCAGGGCGCGCTTCTGGCCGAGCAGATGGTGGGTCTGAAAATGAACGTGCACAAGGATAAATTGGCCGGCATCGTGGACATTCTACCCAGCCTTAATGCCCCCACGGTGGCGCATTTGCACAACAGCGAGTGGCTTTCCGTCGAAACCGTGGTTTCCAAGATCGTGGTAAGGGACCTCATCCCCGATCTCTTGCGGCTGGGAGCGGAAGGCATTATCGAATACCCTTTGAACAAGGTAATCTAA
- the hisI gene encoding phosphoribosyl-AMP cyclohydrolase, giving the protein MLDFEKGTGLIPAIAQDYQTGEVLMLAYINRASWERTIETGEVHYWSRSRQELWHKGGTSGHVQKVKEIRVDCDRDTVLFKVEQVGGAACHTGHRSCFFNIVTEQGLKETGEKVFDPAEVYKK; this is encoded by the coding sequence ATGCTGGACTTCGAAAAAGGAACCGGGCTCATTCCCGCCATCGCCCAGGATTACCAAACCGGCGAGGTATTGATGCTCGCCTATATCAATCGTGCTTCATGGGAACGCACGATCGAGACGGGCGAGGTGCACTACTGGAGCAGAAGCCGCCAGGAGCTATGGCACAAGGGCGGCACTTCCGGTCACGTGCAGAAAGTGAAGGAAATCCGCGTGGACTGCGATCGCGACACGGTGCTGTTTAAAGTCGAACAGGTAGGAGGAGCCGCGTGCCATACCGGCCATCGCAGCTGTTTTTTCAATATAGTCACGGAACAAGGTCTCAAGGAAACGGGCGAAAAAGTATTCGATCCCGCGGAGGTATACAAGAAATGA
- a CDS encoding type II toxin-antitoxin system RelE/ParE family toxin, translating into MIKSFACRDTERLFNDEPLRRFQSFERQARKRLMVLNAAPSLDALLRNPGNMFHALGGDRKGQYAISINRQWRICFEWHEGNAFNVEIVDYH; encoded by the coding sequence ATGATCAAGTCCTTTGCCTGCAGAGACACGGAGAGGCTTTTTAACGACGAACCCCTTCGGCGTTTCCAGTCCTTCGAGCGACAGGCACGAAAACGGCTGATGGTTCTAAACGCCGCTCCAAGTTTGGACGCTTTGTTACGGAATCCAGGAAACATGTTTCACGCTCTCGGAGGCGACAGGAAAGGACAATACGCCATCAGCATTAACAGGCAATGGCGGATATGTTTTGAATGGCATGAAGGCAATGCCTTCAACGTAGAAATCGTCGATTATCATTGA
- a CDS encoding ThiF family adenylyltransferase yields the protein MTSNGQRYRKQELFAGLGPDGQAALRKSRILVAGAGATGGTVASLLVRAGVGLVRIVDRDFLELSNLNRQILYDESDLETGLPKAVLAERKLKAMNRDVEIEGIVTELNPQNAIELMSDVDLILDGLDNQVTRYLINDVAVSLDIPWIWTGCLGSIGNVMTVVPGKTPCLRCILPDPAPPGAMPTCDTAGIIGPTPNFVASLAAAQAMKLLSGTGRRTLHRCFTFDLWEGSFRVTDLQSALNHTCICCHQGVFEFLGGRGWSSTESMCGIDAVQVRPPETRGLNLEQVAQRLDPESIISANAHLIRFRAERYEFSVFPDGRVIIHGTDEHSLARALYDRYVGS from the coding sequence GTGACATCGAACGGACAACGTTACCGTAAACAGGAACTCTTCGCCGGGCTCGGACCCGACGGTCAGGCCGCCCTGCGAAAATCGCGCATATTGGTTGCCGGAGCGGGCGCCACAGGGGGAACCGTCGCCTCTCTTCTCGTTCGCGCAGGTGTCGGCCTGGTGCGCATAGTCGATCGGGATTTCCTGGAACTCAGCAACTTGAATCGCCAGATCCTGTACGACGAATCGGACCTGGAGACCGGGCTCCCCAAGGCTGTCCTGGCGGAACGGAAATTAAAGGCAATGAACCGCGACGTCGAGATCGAGGGCATTGTCACGGAACTGAACCCGCAAAACGCGATTGAACTGATGTCCGACGTGGATCTGATCCTCGACGGCCTGGACAACCAGGTAACACGCTATCTGATCAACGATGTAGCGGTGAGCCTCGACATCCCCTGGATCTGGACCGGGTGCCTCGGGTCCATCGGGAACGTGATGACCGTCGTTCCAGGAAAAACGCCTTGTCTCCGCTGCATCCTTCCGGACCCTGCCCCACCCGGAGCCATGCCTACCTGCGACACCGCCGGCATCATCGGTCCGACCCCAAACTTCGTGGCTTCCCTGGCAGCCGCCCAAGCCATGAAGCTCCTCTCGGGAACCGGAAGACGAACCCTTCACCGCTGCTTCACTTTCGACCTCTGGGAGGGATCCTTCCGGGTCACGGATCTCCAGAGCGCCCTCAACCATACGTGCATTTGTTGCCATCAAGGAGTGTTTGAGTTCCTCGGGGGGCGGGGCTGGTCGTCAACGGAAAGCATGTGCGGGATAGACGCGGTCCAGGTGCGACCTCCGGAGACCCGGGGACTGAATCTCGAGCAGGTTGCTCAACGGTTGGATCCGGAAAGCATCATCTCGGCCAACGCTCATCTGATTCGCTTCCGCGCCGAAAGATACGAGTTCTCCGTCTTCCCCGATGGGCGGGTCATCATTCACGGTACTGACGAACACTCACTGGCGCGAGCCCTTTACGATCGCTACGTAGGATCTTGA
- a CDS encoding zf-HC2 domain-containing protein yields MQPDCLEMYRRMSDYLDRECDEVTLAHIERHLKECKACGDCLDSIRKTIELARVLPDEPIPDTVRNSLRRVLQECRKRG; encoded by the coding sequence ATGCAGCCTGACTGCTTGGAGATGTATCGTAGGATGAGTGACTACTTGGATCGGGAATGTGACGAGGTCACTCTGGCGCACATCGAGCGCCATTTGAAGGAATGCAAAGCCTGTGGGGATTGCCTGGATTCTATTCGGAAAACCATCGAACTGGCCCGGGTTCTTCCTGACGAACCGATTCCCGATACTGTCCGGAACTCCCTCAGAAGGGTGCTCCAAGAATGCAGGAAACGAGGCTGA
- a CDS encoding CoA-binding protein yields MELYGEVRQTEQNTISGNPLSFFMTPKGIAVIGSLKEEGWFGGYIVIRDLLNGPYDGAIFPVNPSYREVLGIKAYTSVTAMEGIPDLAVIIRARNAVPSVLEECGRKGVRAAIVVSDGFSERDDAGKRLQQEIIAIAKRYGMRVMGPNTVGVVNTWSGVTTVPYERGYSEILRGHLSIISQSGLVGPQALELADLNIGISRIIDLGNMCDVNETECLEYLEQDPETRVVSMYIENIRNGKTFMDVARRISRIKPVLCLKSGRSSEGARAMASHTGSMAGSDKVYEAAFRQTGILRIDEFRELLTLSKAFLFQPLPRANRIGIVSITGAGGIMALDCAEQFGLEPARLSQATANKLESLFPGLGKNPVDFGPAAAVLGDFGKLYYETIKALMEDDGVDSVFCTLYSTPLADPSFYYQLFDDLSPVLKKPITAWAYGTSQIQLIELNSVLERKGIPLYFEITPSIKALGLMARYAAWIQRERTTR; encoded by the coding sequence ATGGAGCTTTACGGCGAGGTGAGACAGACGGAGCAAAACACCATTAGCGGAAACCCCCTGTCCTTTTTTATGACGCCGAAGGGCATTGCGGTGATCGGTTCGCTCAAAGAGGAGGGTTGGTTCGGCGGATATATAGTGATTCGAGATCTGCTAAACGGTCCCTATGACGGCGCCATCTTTCCCGTAAATCCGAGCTATCGGGAAGTGCTGGGAATAAAAGCCTACACGAGCGTCACGGCGATGGAAGGTATTCCGGACCTCGCCGTCATTATCCGCGCCAGGAACGCCGTGCCCTCCGTGTTGGAGGAATGCGGTCGCAAAGGGGTCCGGGCGGCCATAGTGGTTTCCGACGGATTCAGTGAACGAGACGATGCAGGGAAGCGGCTCCAGCAGGAGATCATTGCCATCGCCAAGAGATACGGCATGCGTGTGATGGGCCCGAATACCGTGGGAGTAGTCAATACGTGGAGCGGGGTCACCACGGTGCCTTATGAAAGAGGGTATTCGGAAATCCTTCGAGGACATCTGTCCATTATCAGCCAATCAGGTCTTGTGGGTCCCCAGGCTCTCGAACTCGCCGACCTGAACATTGGCATCAGCCGGATCATCGATCTCGGAAATATGTGCGACGTGAACGAAACCGAATGTCTCGAGTATCTGGAACAGGATCCTGAAACTCGGGTGGTTTCCATGTATATCGAGAACATTCGAAATGGGAAGACCTTCATGGACGTCGCGCGGAGAATATCCCGTATCAAACCGGTGCTCTGCCTCAAGTCCGGCCGCTCATCGGAAGGAGCCAGGGCTATGGCTTCGCATACCGGTTCCATGGCAGGCTCCGACAAAGTGTATGAAGCGGCCTTCAGGCAGACGGGGATCCTTCGCATCGATGAATTCAGGGAGCTGTTGACGCTTTCGAAAGCATTCTTGTTTCAACCCCTGCCTCGGGCAAACCGAATCGGGATTGTCAGTATTACCGGAGCCGGAGGCATTATGGCGCTGGATTGCGCCGAGCAGTTCGGCCTCGAGCCGGCGCGGCTGTCTCAAGCCACGGCGAATAAGCTCGAATCCCTTTTCCCCGGTCTCGGGAAAAACCCGGTGGACTTCGGTCCGGCGGCGGCGGTTCTGGGGGATTTCGGTAAGCTTTACTACGAAACCATAAAAGCCCTTATGGAGGACGATGGGGTCGACTCCGTATTCTGCACGCTCTATTCCACTCCTCTGGCGGATCCGTCCTTTTACTATCAACTCTTCGACGATCTTTCGCCTGTGTTGAAGAAGCCGATTACCGCCTGGGCGTACGGGACGTCACAAATTCAGCTCATCGAGCTGAATTCCGTTCTGGAACGGAAGGGCATTCCT